From a region of the Helianthus annuus cultivar XRQ/B chromosome 5, HanXRQr2.0-SUNRISE, whole genome shotgun sequence genome:
- the LOC110939177 gene encoding F-box/kelch-repeat protein At3g06240: protein MVSDKGKKPKIGDKIEEGADQIDVELLKSIEKLQEVQDELEKNFSPNPYSEDTKLTKIIAFLDEGSTKVTATSIKCKEGMVSGSLCKRSRGHGVGQLHDDVVRNILVHLPAKSLLRFRCVSTHWNRMLKEPSFMKFRSRKIFILPVYDALHLIDDKMPTDDTTNFIVERRYPVKGNLVEHVGVVGTFNGIVLFRYLGALVLYNPFTGAYKKLPSAPTSSCARAAYGFGYGANSDDLKIVRFNKHFKVCDVYNLKEGSWSSWSTSKYYASIPIENLDGTFANGFLYWIGSRSRNMFIVLDVKDMVLSEMYPPFVIAYHLGTVNGSLCTLHKQYENRIDMWVMKEQNQWSKIYSFSLPLSGALMNSYPIYILDSGRILMGSYFSSNLIVYDPLLDSFKVSRMFNRHTMRVLEYVESLVAPSDISSSRME from the exons ATGGTGtctgacaagggtaagaagcccAAAATCGGAGATAAAATCGAAGAGGGTGCTGACCAAATTGACGTTGAACTTCTTAAATCCATCGAAAAGTTGCAGGAAGTTCAAGATGAGCTCGAAAAG AACTTCAGTCCGAACCCTTACTCTGAAGATACAAAGCTCACAAAAATTATCGCATTTCTTGATGAGGGATCTACAAAAGTTACTGCTACGTCAATCAAGTGTAAAGAGGGCATGGTGTCAGGCAGCTTATGTAAAAGGTCAAGAGGGCATGGTGTCGGGCAGCTACATGATGACGTTGTTCGCAATATACTCGTTCACCTTCCAGCAAAGTCCTTACTCCGGTTTAGGTGTGTATCCACCCATTGGAATCGCATGCTTAAAGAACCAAGTTTTATGAAATTCAGATCGCGTAAAATTTTCATTCTTCCCGTGTATGATGCTTTGCATCTCATAGACGACAAGATGCCAACGGATGACACGACGAATTTCATAGTCGAGCGTCGTTATCCCGTAAAAGGAAATCTAGTAGAACATGTTGGAGTTGTTGGGACGTTCAATGGGATAGTCCTTTTTAGGTATTTAGGTGCTTTAGTTCTTTACAATCCGTTCACAGGTGCGTACAAGAAACTTCCCTCTGCACCTACTAGTTCATGTGCTCGAGCTGCCTATGGATTCGGTTATGGTGCAAACTCGGATGACCTAAAGATTGTTAGGTTTAATAAGCATTTTAAAGTTTGTGATGTCTACAATTTGAAAGAGGGATCGTGGAGTTCATGGAGCACTTCAAAGTACTACGCTAGCATCCCTATTGAAAATTTGGACGGTACATTTGCAAATGGATTTTTGTATTGGATTGGATCACGTAGTAGGAATATGTTCATTGTTCTCGATGTTAAAGACATGGTGCTTTCAGAAATGTATCCACCATTTGTGATTGCCTATCATTTAGGTACGGTAAACGGATCCCTTTGTACACTACATAAACAGTACGAAAACAGAATCGACATGTGGGTTATGAAGGAACAGAACCAATGGTCCAAAATATATTCATTTAGTTTACCTTTGAGTGGTGCTCTGATGAATTCCTACCCTATTTATATTTTGGATAGTGGAAGAATTCTTATGGGGAGCTATTTCTCATCGAATCTCATTGTCTACGACCCGTTGCTAGATTCATTCAAAGTTTCACGCATGTTCAATCGTCATACAATGCGCGTCTTGGAGTATGTGGAGAGTCTAGTTGCACCTTCAGATATAAGTTCCTCAAGAATGGAATGA